A single Plasmodium knowlesi strain H genome assembly, chromosome: 13 DNA region contains:
- a CDS encoding glutathione S-transferase, putative, protein MAEEIVLYYFDARGKAELIRLIFAYLGIKYTDKRFGEKGDAFIEFKNFKKEKKTPFEQVPILEMDNIIFAQSQAIVRYLSKKYKIGGDTDLDEFYADMIFCGVQDIHYKFNNTNLFKQNETTFLNEELPKWSGYFENILKKNKCHYFVGDNLTYADLAVFNLYDDIETKYPNSLKNFPLLKAHNEFISNLPNIKNYISNRKESVY, encoded by the exons ATGGCGGAGGAGATAGTCTTATATTATTTCGACGCGAG GGGCAAAGCTGAACTGATTCGGTTGATCTTCGCCTACCTGGGAATCAAGTACACGGACAAACGGTTTGGCGAAAAAGGAGACGCCTTCATCGAGTTTAAGAatttcaaaaaggaaaagaaaacccCCTTTGAGCAAGTGCCCATACTAGAAATGGACAACATAATATTTGCTCAAAGTCAGGCCATAGTAAGGTACCTATCAAAGAAGTACAAAATAGGTGGGGATACTGATCTGGATGAATTTTACGCAGACATGATTTTCTGTGGAGTACAAGACATACATTATAAATTTAACAACACAAATTTGTTTAAGCAGAATGAGACTACCTTTCTTAATGAGGAATTGCCAAAATGGTCAGGATACTTTGagaacattttgaaaaaaaacaagtgcCATTATTTCGTTGGCGATAATTTAACGTATGCCGATTTGGCTGTTTTCAATTTATATGATGACATCGAAACAAAGTATCCAAacagtttaaaaaattttcctctaCTGAAGGCTCATAACGAATTTATTAGCAACTTACCTaacattaaaaattatattagtAATAGGAAGGAGAGCGTCTactaa
- a CDS encoding thioredoxin-like protein, putative, with protein sequence MIKIFLLFIFQVIAVFVQNVNAVNPKNSFTISHVNAPVGWHSNRQRKFAYVDLRRNKSEEGRRNALGTQGGSRQCPLRKVSFAGLMGFSGLSIPLFLATYMIYSKIKGDNRNLTEAEKIMGKFLYKHENNLIQGNNYEEEKSYNLFYLIHAIYNNIRTLINFYMNVKKVSTKDTSNEYTILFFHSYNVDRFLHTRNIKTYAERLKEIYQDINKKKNVNIVYVPLDSKLLFNIKHFSNMNNWYSILFHDKKQILKMIKNYNIMNIPTMVLLDKNMNIINDNINYLLLHQKKDFPYRDVNHLTYINWLYDKNNRKYDFKKLNSDYVLFYFNNEKENKGDLQSLLKIKKKLAAKNINVDIIFVKDMEMMKGNTTSKGDGMVSQKEAEKVGPLAGEKTEGNIPNEKIGNEKDTHESSKKEGQSALSEAEKQGMKGNTTDQSSQGRGTNDQMENYVDDVYYLGEQENNAIYKLLLYDMFDVTFKPVCILVNKKGNIISKYIHVEKKEDEIASFIQNNYKSLHEKANEKNYMYKYENVSNLNNLNVFSPIFILFSDKLNLDLLHQYNDLIGQYNKNRKGKKINFYFLVTDDKKYEALKKLCAVDNTTQAVILDLFNQKMFKDKVNKLGVIENLGGKSVINKDKFFSFVNSYYGDDLYASPIVLTRGV encoded by the exons ATGATAAagatatttcttctttttatcttccaAGTGATTGCAGTGTTTGTACAAAATGTGAATGCG GTTAATCCAAAAAATTCGTTCACCATAAGTCACGTGAATGCGCCCGTAGGATGGCACTCTAATAGACAGAGGAA ATTTGCCTATGTAGACCTTCGGAGAAACAAAAGTGAAGAGGGGAGGAGGAACGCCCTGGGTACGCAGGGAGGGAGCCGACAGTGCCCCTTGCGGAAGGTGAGCTTCGCAGGCTTGATGGGCTTCTCCGGGTTGTCCATCCCGCTGTTCCTAGCAACCTACATGATATACAGCAAAATCAAAGGTGACAACAGAAATTTAACggaagcagaaaaaattatgggaAAGTTCCTGTACAAGCATGAAAACAATTTAATACAAGGAAATAAttatgaggaagaaaaatcatACAATCTATTTTACTTAATCCATGCAATATATAACAATATTCGAACGctaataaatttttacatGAACGTAAAAAAGGTTAGTACAAAGGATACTTCAAATGAATacaccattttatttttccattcctaCAATGTGGACAGATTTTTGCACACAAGAAATATTAAGACATATGCTGAAAGGTTGAAGGAAATTTACCAAGacattaataaaaaaaaaaatgtcaacaTTGTCTATGTGCCGCTGGACAGTAAACTTCTTTTTAACATTAAACACTTTAGCAATATGAACAACTGGTACAGTATATTATTTCAcgataaaaaacaaattttaaaaatgataaaaaattataatattaTGAATATCCCCACGATGGTATTGTtggataaaaatatgaacattaTTAATGACAATATTAATTATTTGCTTCTTCACCAAAAGAAAGATTTTCCGTACAGAGATGTTAATCATTTGACGTATATTAATTGGCtatatgataaaaataatcgaaagtacgattttaaaaaattaaattcagattatgtacttttttattttaacaatgagaaggaaaacaaggGGGACCTCCAGTCCCTCCTcaagataaagaaaaaactggccgcaaaaaatattaacgTGGATATCATTTTTGTGAAGGACATGGAAATGATGAAGGGGAATACCACCTCGAAGGGAGATGGCATGGTGAGTCAAAAAGAAGCTGAGAAGGTAGGCCCACTGGCTGGTGAAAAAACGGAGGGAAATATTCCTAATGAAAAAATTGGTAACGAGAAGGATACACACGAGTCaagcaaaaaggaaggacAGTCCGCACTCTCTGAGGCTGAAAAACagggaatgaagggaaaCACTACTGACCAAAGCAGCCAAGGGCGTGGTACAAACGACCAGATGGAAAACTACGTCGACGATGTGTACTACCTGGGAGAACAAGAAAATAACGCCATTTACAAACTGCTCCTTTACGACATGTTCGACGTGACATTCAAACCTGTTTGCATTCTCgtaaacaaaaagggaaatattaTAAGCAAGTATATCCAcgtggagaagaaggaagatgaaaTAGCTAGCTttatacaaaataattacaaaagTTTACACGAAAAGgcgaatgaaaaaaactacatgtacaaatatgaaaatgttaGCAACTTAAATAACTTAAACGTCTTCTCTCCAATCTTCATCCTGTTCAGTGACAAACTCAACCTCGATTTACTACACCAGTACAATGACTTGATTGGTcaatataataaaaacagaaaggggaagaaaattaatttttacttCCTGGTTACCGACGATAAAAAGTACGAAGCCTTAAAGAAGCTCTGCGCAGTCGATAACACAACCCAGGCGGTCATTTTGGATTTGTTTAACCAGAAGATGTTCAAGGACAAGGTGAACAAACTGGGTGTCATTGAAAATTTGGGTGGCAAGAGCGTCATTAACAAGGACAAGTTCTTTAGCTTTGTGAACAGTTACTATGGCGACGACTTGTACGCCTCTCCTATTGTGTTGACTAGGGGAGTTTAG